From the Malus domestica chromosome 17, GDT2T_hap1 genome, one window contains:
- the LOC103405852 gene encoding ras-related protein Rab11D-like, whose translation MAGYKGDDEYDYLFKLVLIGDSGVGKSNLLSRFTRNEFNLESKSTIGVEFATKTLTVDSKLIKAQIWDTAGQERYRAITSAYYRGAVGALLVYDVTRHATFENVARWLKELRNHTDPNIVVMLIGNKSDLRHLVAVSKEDGKSFAERESLYFMETSALEATNVESAFTQVLTQIYRVVSKRAVEAGNNGSASAVPSKGQTINVKDDGSVFKRIGCCSN comes from the exons ATGGCGGGGTACAAAGGTGACGATGAGTACGATTACTTGTTCAAGCTGGTATTGATTGGGGATTCTGGGGTGGGAAAGTCGAACCTGCTTTCCAGGTTCACCAGGAACGAGTTTAATTTGGAGTCCAAGTCTACCATCGGTGTCGAGTTCGCCACCAAGACTTTGACCGTTGATTCCAAGCTCATCAAAGCTCAGATTTGGGACACTGCTGGCCAAGAAAG GTACCGTGCCATTACAAGTGCATACTACCGAGGGGCTGTTGGTGCTTTGCTAGTGTATGATGTCACTCGGCATGCCACATTTGAGAATGTAGCAAGGTGGTTGAAGGAACTGAGGAACCATACAGACCCCAACATTGTAGTGATGCTCATCGGCAACAAATCAGATCTTCGCCATCTGGTGGCTGTCTCAAAAGAGGATGGTAAATCTTTTGCCGAAAGAGAGTCCCTCTACTTCATGGAAACTTCTGCGTTGGAAGCAACCAACGTAGAAAGTGCATTTACCCAAGTCTTGACTCAAATATACCGGGTGGTAAGCAAGAGGGCAGTCGAGGCAGGCAACAATGGAAGCGCTTCTGCTGTTCCGTCTAAAGGACAGACCATAAATGTCAAAGATGATGGTTCTGTTTTCAAGAGAATTGGATGCTGCTCAAACTAG
- the LOC103405851 gene encoding uncharacterized protein, with the protein MLAVLRHFPRWNHLGSVHILRKTFGSESAISASLPSTPKFLPPQNFQIFQIYLPKIKISNFFTSSVSILFNLAQSNKLELQFACSSMAQLLTPSPVFTEALKFQNPLRNGCSRSPWRMLAKPGSSLTLMGGHGGGRRRRRGYSRLRVATDDSPSTNAVADDYYSVLGLLPDATPAQIKKAYYNCMKACHPDLSGDNPDTNNFCMFINEVYEVLSDPVQRMVYDEIHGYALTAINPFLNESAPKDHAFVDEFSCIGCKNCASVAPDVFGIEEDFGRARVYSQCGSVDLVQQAIDSCPVDCIHWTSAAQLSLLEDEMRRVERVNVALMLAGMGSSVDVFRMASSRWQKRQSQVLEQAQIRMKKKKKDSDKTESYWDNIWGNTKEYQNSEEEVKERSRRAAAAARRWREYSRRGADKPPSYKLPEAVSNDEK; encoded by the exons ATGCTTGCCGTACTTCGCCACTTCCCACGATGGAACCACCTCGGGTCTGTCCACATTCTCAGGAAAACGTTTGGCTCTGAAAGTGCCATCTCAGCATCCCTCCCTTCCACGCCAAAATTTCTTCCACCTCAGAATTTTCAAATATTCCAAATTTATctcccaaaaattaaaatatccaACTTTTTTACTTCCTCTGTTTCAATATTATTCAATTTGGCCCAAAGCAATAAGCTGGAGTTGCAATTTGCATGCTCGTCAATGGCTCAATTACTGACCCCATCCCCTGTGTTCACTGAAGCTCTCAAGTTCCAAAACCCATTACGGAATGGGTGCTCTAGAAGCCCATGGCGCATGTTAGCCAAGCCCGGCAGTAGCCTGACTTTGATGGGTGGTCATGGAGGCGGCCGGAGGAGGCGTAGAGGCTATAGCAGGCTCAGAGTGGCAACCGACGACTCACCTTCAACGAACGCCGTCGCTGATGACTACTATTCCGTCTTGGGATTG CTTCCAGATGCAACGCCGGCACAAATAAAAAAGGCGTATTATAATTGTATGAAAGCTTGCCATCCGGACTTGAGTGGTGATAATCCAGACACCAACAATTTCTGCATGTTCATCAATGAGGTCTATGAGGTGCTCAGTGACCCCGTGCAACGCATGGTTTACGACGAAATTCACGGCTATGCTTTGACAGCAATCAATCCTTTCCTGAACGAGTCTGCACCAAAGGATCATGCATTTGTTGATGAGTTTAGCTGCATAGGCTGCAAAAACTGTGCCAGCGTTGCCCCAGACGTCTTTGGAATCgaggaagactttggaagagcCCGAGTATACAGTCAGTGCGGGAGCGTAGATTTAGTTCAACAGGCAATTGATAGTTG CCCTGTTGATTGCATCCATTGGACTTCTGCTGCTCAACTATCATTGCTCGAAGATGAAATGCGCAGAGTAGAAAGAGTAAAC GTTGCACTGATGCTCGCAGGTATGGGCTCATCAGTGGATGTTTTCAGAATG GCAAGTTCTCGGTGGCAAAAGAGGCAATCACAAGTCTTG GAACAAGCTCAAATtaggatgaagaagaagaagaaggattcaGATAAAACAGAATCATACTGGGACAACATTTGGGGTAACACCAAAGAGTACCAAAATTCAG AGGAGGAAGTGAAAGAAAGATCAAGGAGAGCGGCAGCAGCAGCTCGAAGATGGAGGGAGTACTCAAGGAGGGGTGCTGATAAGCCTCCCAGCTATAAACTTCCGGAGGCCGTCTCCAACGACGAAAAGTGA